In the genome of Oncorhynchus masou masou isolate Uvic2021 chromosome 26, UVic_Omas_1.1, whole genome shotgun sequence, one region contains:
- the LOC135514823 gene encoding tRNA-dihydrouridine(20a/20b) synthase [NAD(P)+]-like, whose product MKMTTTNMMDMFEEGKVLKICAPMVRYSKLAFRSLVRKFDCDICFTPMIVAPDFMRSVKARDSEFTTNEADRPLIVQFAASDAQTLADAACVVAPFSDGVDLNCGCPQRWAMSDGYGACLINKPELVKDMVRHVRNQVDNPNYTASIKIRIHKDLRRTVDLCQKAEAAGVSWITVHGRTAEERHQPVHFDAIKTIKDSLSVPVVANGDIKTLRDVETTHQLTGVDGVMAARGLLSNPAMFAGYNETPLECVWDWVDLATNQGTPFTCFHQHLIYMLERVSSQPERKVFNSLQSTAAVIDYLHNTYGSPDTQTVGLS is encoded by the exons ATGAAAATGACGACCACCAACATGATGGACATGTTTGAGGAAGGGAAAGTTCTGAAAATCTGTGCTCCTATGGTCCGGTATTCAAA GTTGGCATTCAGGTCACTGGTGAGGAAATTTGACTGTGACATTTGCTTCACTCCAATGATAGTTGCTCCTGACTTTATGCGTTCTGTCAAAGCCAGAGACAGTGAATTTACAACTAATGAAG cTGACCGTCCTCTGATCGTGCAGTTTGCTGCTAGTGATGCCCAGACCCTGGCTGATGCAGCCTGTGTGGTCGCACCCTTCTCTGATGGAGTGGACCTCAACTGTGGCTGTCCCCAGCGGTGGGCCATGTCAGATGGCTACGGGGCATGCCTTATCAACAAACCTGAGCTGGTCAAAGACATGGTTCGACATGTCAGGAACCAAGTGGACAATCCTAACTACACAGCCTCCATCAAAATACG aATTCACAAGGACCTGCGACGTACGGTGGACCTGTGTCAGAAGGCAGAGGCGGCAGGGGTGTCCTGGATAACGGTCCATGGTCGAACCGCAGAGGAGCGCCACCAGCCGGTCCACTTTGACGCCATCAAGACCATCAAGGACAGCCTGTCAGTCCCTGTCGTCGCCAACGGAGACATAAAGACCCTCCGAGATGTGGAGACCACTCACCAGCTCACTGGAGTTGATG GTGTGATGGCAGCCCGGGGGCTGTTGTCCAACCCGGCCATGTTCGCTGGCTACAACGAGACCCCTCTTGAGTGTGTGTGGGACTGGGTGGACCTCGCCACGAACCAGGGGACCCCCTTCACCTGCTTCCACCAGCACCTCATTTACATGCTGGAGAGGGTCAGCTCCCAGCCCGAGAGGAAGGTGTTCAACTCCCTGCAAAGCACCGCCGCAGTCATAGACTACCTCCACAACACATATGGAtccccagacacacagacagtaggCCTATCATAA
- the LOC135514824 gene encoding B-cell receptor-associated protein 29-like isoform X1 produces the protein MYDVIPMRRKRRSETTVYKVCFSLQPPVSLFGCRRTVFLEMTLQWTAVALFLYVEIGVLLILCLPFISATRWQCIFQLRIWNKMARFWNKFFLAMIIILIVLFLDALREVRKYSGVGNGKDANLHPNMFDHLHMKLFRAQRNLYISGFTLFLWLVLRRVITLINQLATESGTTASLQIKAECVNQTAKKYMEVNELLKQTLMYGKGDKDTAEGNELLRSEMEKLRGELNGSEEALEKSQSEVEAIKKQSDGLTKEYDRLLKEHQYLQESGDKKDD, from the exons ATGTATGACGTCATTCCAATGAGACGAAAAAGGAGGAGTGAAACAACTGTCTACAAAGTTTGCTTTTCTCTTCAACCTCCGGTTTCTTTGTTCGGGTGCCGCAGA ACTGTATTTTTAGAGATGACTTTGCAATGGACTGCAGTTGCCCTCTTCCTCTATGTGGAAATAGGTGTACTCCTTATCCTCTGTCTACCCTTCATCTCAGCCACCAG ATGGCAGTGTATCTTCCAGCTGAGAATATGGAACAAAATGGCCAGGTTTTGGAATAAATTCTTCCTCGCCATGATCATAATCCTTATAGTCCTCTTCCTTG ATGCTTTGCGTGAGGTGAGGAAGTATTCGGGCGTGGGAAACGGCAAGGATGCTAATCTGCATCCCAACATGTTTGACCACCTCCACATGAAGCTGTTCAGAGCCCAGAGGAACCTCTACATCTCTGGCTTTACCCTCTTCCTCTGGCT AGTTCTGAGGCGGGTGATCACTCTGATCAACCAGCTGGCAACGGAGTCTGGCACCACGGCCTCTCTGCAGATCAAGGCAGAGTGTGTCAACCAAACTGCCAAGAAATACATGGAGGTCAATGAGCTATTGAAGCAG ACTCTGATGTATGGGAAGGGGGACAAGGACACAGCGGAGGGAAACGAGCTGCTGAGGTCAGAGATGGAGAAACTGAGAGGAGAACTGAACGGCTCAGAGGAAG CCTTGGAAAAGTCCCAATCCGAGGTGGAAGCTATTAAGAAACAATCCGATGGACTGACCAAAGAATACGACCGACTGCTGAAAGAACACCAG
- the LOC135514824 gene encoding B-cell receptor-associated protein 29-like isoform X2, translated as MRPPIGMRSETARTTTSPSRWQCIFQLRIWNKMARFWNKFFLAMIIILIVLFLDALREVRKYSGVGNGKDANLHPNMFDHLHMKLFRAQRNLYISGFTLFLWLVLRRVITLINQLATESGTTASLQIKAECVNQTAKKYMEVNELLKQTLMYGKGDKDTAEGNELLRSEMEKLRGELNGSEEALEKSQSEVEAIKKQSDGLTKEYDRLLKEHQYLQESGDKKDD; from the exons ATGAGACCGCctatagggatgaggtcagagacTGCCAGGACAACGACCTCTCCCTCAAG ATGGCAGTGTATCTTCCAGCTGAGAATATGGAACAAAATGGCCAGGTTTTGGAATAAATTCTTCCTCGCCATGATCATAATCCTTATAGTCCTCTTCCTTG ATGCTTTGCGTGAGGTGAGGAAGTATTCGGGCGTGGGAAACGGCAAGGATGCTAATCTGCATCCCAACATGTTTGACCACCTCCACATGAAGCTGTTCAGAGCCCAGAGGAACCTCTACATCTCTGGCTTTACCCTCTTCCTCTGGCT AGTTCTGAGGCGGGTGATCACTCTGATCAACCAGCTGGCAACGGAGTCTGGCACCACGGCCTCTCTGCAGATCAAGGCAGAGTGTGTCAACCAAACTGCCAAGAAATACATGGAGGTCAATGAGCTATTGAAGCAG ACTCTGATGTATGGGAAGGGGGACAAGGACACAGCGGAGGGAAACGAGCTGCTGAGGTCAGAGATGGAGAAACTGAGAGGAGAACTGAACGGCTCAGAGGAAG CCTTGGAAAAGTCCCAATCCGAGGTGGAAGCTATTAAGAAACAATCCGATGGACTGACCAAAGAATACGACCGACTGCTGAAAGAACACCAG